A genomic stretch from Raphanus sativus cultivar WK10039 unplaced genomic scaffold, ASM80110v3 Scaffold5326, whole genome shotgun sequence includes:
- the LOC108835503 gene encoding uncharacterized protein LOC108835503: protein MAKEKLKPLLTSDGGEIAETPPREKKHKKKNSKKRSEPDPDLPSTRDSGVDEDRDGVLVDDEPTMGDKFESLNLLGGEKVISDDNKPPTAASVNVLLRQALHADDRSLLLDCLYNRDEQVIANSVAKLNSAEVLKLLSSLLPILQSRGAVLACAIPWIKSLLLTHSSGIMSQESSLLALNSMYQLIESRISTLHTAVQVSSELDLIVDDLDEEEEDEGPVIYEDKDSDEEEEGEGAEEAMETDEEADESEDEEAADGVNSFEDFDDMSD from the exons ATGGCCAAGGAGAAACTGAAGCCTCTTCTCACCTCTGATGGAG GTGAAATCGCCGAGACTCCTCCCAGAGAGAAGAAGCATAAGAAGAAGAATAGCAAGAAGCGATCCGAACCTGATCCCGACTTACCTTCAACGCGTGATTCCG GTGTTGATGAAGATAGAGATGGAGTGTTAGTTGACGACGAGCCAACGATGGGTGATAAGTTCGAGAGTCTTAACTTACTAGGCGGAGAGAAAGTTATCAGTGATGATAATAAGCCTCCTACTGCAGCCTCCGTTAATGTTCTTCTGAGACAAGCATTGCATGCTGATGATCGGTCGCTTCTACTTGATTGCTTGTACAACCGAGATGAACAG GTGATTGCTAATTCGGTTGCTAAGTTGAATTCAGCAGAAGTACTCAAGCTTTTGAGTTCTCTTTTACCAATATTACAATCAAG GGGTGCGGTATTAGCTTGTGCGATTCCTTGGATAAAGAGTCTGTTACTTACTCATTCCAGTGGGATTATGTCCCAGGAGTCATCGTTGCTTGCGTTGAACTCCATGTATCAG CTCATAGAATCACGGATATCAACTCTTCACACTGCTGTACAAGTATCAAGCGAATTGGACTTG ATTGTGGACGACTtggatgaagaggaagaagatgaaggtcCTGTGATCTATGAGGACAAGGacagtgatgaagaagaagaaggagaaggagcagAGGAAGCAATGGAGACAGATGAAGAGGCAGACGAATCAGAGGATGAAGAAGCTGCTGATGGTGTCAATAGTTTTGAAGATTTTGACGACATGAGCGATTGA